The DNA sequence CATCAACTCCAACGAAGTATTTGTTTTCGGGCATAGTAGCGGAGGGGCCTTGGCATCCCTCTTGTCCCTTCGAGATGATGTCCCCATGCAACTGTCGGGTAGTTGCAATGGACTTTTCTACGACCGGTATTCAGGCTGGCGCTACATTGCTCCCTATGACCAAACAGACACCACTCAAGCCATCATGCGACAGTTCGTGGGGTTTGGTCCAGACATGAAGCAGCGCCACCTTGCCTTCATCGGCAAGCAAGACGCCTACTTTTCCTATGGCTGGGATATTCTATTGGAAGAAGCCGAAGACAGCCCAAATCTTACGATCAAGCAGGTGAAGGGAGATCATTTCACCAGCCTTGATCCTGCGATCCGTGCATTTCTGAAGGCCGTAAAATAGCTCGGCCGGTTTCGGGTATTGACAGGATGGATTGTTATATTCGGACAAGGGGAATGGGTCCCCGCCTTTCGTTTTATCTAAGTCTCAGTTTCCCGAAACACGTTCTACTTTCCCGACGAACCTCCGAAAAGATCAGCTCGTAGTAATCTTTTCCGAGTAATCTCTCCTAACGCGCTTACACCATGAACGTGAAACGCCTGTTTACCGTCACTTCTGTTTCTTACGTTGCCCCGCTTATATGCGGGCTGCTGTCTGCGTCGAATGCGTATGCGCAAGACCCTCCTCGACGCCACTGTGGCACCATGCCGCATCTTGATCAGCAAATAGACGACAATCCCAATACACGGTACCAAATCCAAGAGGTCGAGAACAATACCCAGATGAACACCAAGCAAGTAGGTGGGGGTGTTCAGGGTACCATCAAAGTCCCCGTCGTCATCCATATCTTGTGGCGCAACCAAGTCGAGAATATCTCTGAAGAGCAGGTATTTTCACAATTGGAGGTCTTGAATGAAGATTTCCGCCGCCGGAATTCGGATCGCACCGATACACCTGCGGAATTTGCCGGAGTCGCTGCCGACACCGAAATCGAGTTCGTTTTGGCCAAGCAAGACCCGCGCGGCATGCCGACAAACGGAATCATCCGAAAACGAACTACCAAAGCCTCATTCTTCTCGCAAGACAATGATGTCAAGTATAGCTCGATGGGCGGCGCAGATGCATGGCCCACCGACCAATACCTCAATATCTGGGTTTGCAACCTCGCTCAAGGTATGCTGGGATATTCTCAGTTTCCGGGAGGAGGCGCCAATGAAACGGATGGTGTAGTGATCGGCTATCGCTTTTTCGGAACAATGGGGACAGTTTCCTCGCCATACGATCAAGGTAGAACTACCACCCATGAGGTCGGCCATTGGCTGAATCTCCGCCACATTTGGGGGGATGGAGATTGCTCTGCAGACGATTTTGTAGACGATACTCCAACTGCCCGTGCAGCGCATCATGGTTGCCCAACTCACATGTACAGCTGTGGACATCGGAGCATGACGCAGAATTTCATGGACTACACCGATGATGCCTGCATGAATCTCTTCACTGCTGGCCAGAAGCTTCGAATGCGCGCCTTGTTCGGTATTGGTGGATTTCGGAGAAATATGCTGTACTCCCAGGGGGCTGTGCCTCCCGTGGACCAATACACTGCGCCTCATGAACTCCTCGTATCCCAAATCGGCGACAAATCGGCCCATCTCAGTTGGGAGGATGTACCGGGCGTAACCGCTTACCAAGCTGGAATCAGACCGGTAGGTTCAGCCGAATGGCTTGAGCGCTACTTCGATCGAAACTATGCACAGCCTACCAGTTTGGAGGCTTGTACCCAATACGAATTCCGGCTGAGAAGTATCTACGGAGGATATACCAGTGATTTCTCTGAGACTGTGCGATTCACTACGCGCGGCTGCGAAGAGCAGGTGGTGGCAGTTTCCAACGAGACTGTACCTTCCCGGATGGACATTTCTCCGATGGGAGGCACGCAGGCACAGATTGCTTGGACGCCTGTTTCGCAAGCTAGCTCATACGAGATTCAGTACAAGATGTCGGGCTCACGCAATATCCTCAATCGGATGGTGGATCGACCAGAAGCCGTGCTTCCCAATCTCCAGACGGGGGTTCGGTACTACATCAGAGTACGAGCGTACATCCAAGGTCAAGCCCAATCCTACTCCAAGGTATTCAGCTTTGTCGCAGGAAGGGCCAACACCTCCAATGCTCGGATCGCTTCCAGTGCCCAAGGACCTGCGGAAATTGAAGTTCAGCCCACAGCAGATCCCCGGTACGTCCAAGTGTCTATGGATTTGTTGGATGCTTCCCTTTGGTTGATGACCGTTTGGAATCAGGATGGTCAAGTTGTCCGAGCATTTGACCCCTTCGAGGTCTCTCCGGGTGCTCCGGTCGAATTGGACATGATCGACCTCCCCAGAAACATGGGCTACAGACTCACGGTGGAAGACGAAGATGGATTTGGCTTGGAGACTGAATTCTACCTGCAATAATGCATGAAATCCACAGCACAACAAAGCCGCCTCGATAGGCGGCTTTGTTGTTTGATAGGGTCATGTCCGATCTCGGCAGGACTTGATAGCTACCCATCTCGAAGTGCGGATGGCTTGCGGGGTGTGAGGTGCCTGAAGTGGACACCGTCAGGTGGAGTCTCCCATCATGGGGTGGCGATATCTCGCCCCATGGTGGGAGACCGAGCGAAGCGAGCACGGAAGGGACCGACCCAGCGACCTAAATATCTGGGGAGGAATCTATCCCGAGCACGCTGGGGCACACCCAAATCGCTATTGGCTTGATCTTTTGTCCAAAGAAGGACCTACTTCTCGGAGAATTTGCCTTTGAGGTGATAGGCTTTGGGTTGGGTGAATGCGCGGATCCCTAGATAGGAAAGCGTCCATCCAATCCCCGAATCTCCCCTACCCGACCAGGGCAAAGATGGACTCAGGCGATCACAGCAATTCCAATAGACTGTGCCGGACTGCATCCGATCCATGATGGGCTTGGCAGTTTCGAAGTTGTCGGCATACACCGAAGCAGTCAGTCCAAACGGGGTATCCTGCATCATTGCAATCGCTTCCTCATCATCCGAAACTCGCTGTATTCCGATGACCGGACCGAAGCTCTCTTCCTTCATCACGGCCATTTCGTGGGAGACATTCCCCAAGACCACCGGAGCAAAATAGTATCCAGAATCCGTGCCTTCCGGCAAAGGCGGCTGAAACAGTATTTGCGCTCCCTTCTCTACCGCATCAGCTACCTGCTCCGCAAGAAATGAAGGTTGACTGGCTCTTGTAAGCGGTCCGATGAACGTCCCTTCTTGAGTCGGGGCGCCTACTTGGAGAGTCGCGGCTTCCTCCACGAATGCCTCCACAAATTGGTCATAAACTGACTCGTGCACATAGACTCGCTCAACCGCACAGCAACTTTGTCCAGCATTGTAGAATGCACCTTCAACTGCAGCTTGGGCAACAGCCTGTACATCGGCATTGTCAGCACTCACATAAAGTGGGTCCTTTCCTCCTAGCTCTAGTTGAATAGGCACCAATTTATCGGCTGTTTTCTGGCGAATGTACTGTCCGGTACGATACGATCCCGTGAAAAAATATCCGTCAAGCGGCAATTCCAGAAGCGCCTCACCGGCCTCTGCGCCCCCTTTCACGGTGTAGAAAACATCTGCTGGAATCCCTGCCTCCAAAAGCAATTGTTCGATTTCAAGCCCTGTGAGGGTAGCGTATTCGGAGGGTTTGTACATCACGGCATTTCCGGCGATCAGCGCGGGCACGAAGACATTGACTCCGACGAGATAGGGATAGTTCCAGGCCGAGATATTGGCAATCACCCCGAGCGGCTCCCAGCGTATCATTTCACCGTATTGCTCACTTTTAGCGATCCATTCGTCGGCAAGCCATTTTTCAGATTCTTGGAGAAAAAACTCGATTCGACCTCTAGCTCCTCGGATTTCTCCTGCAGCTTGAGAAAGGGGTTTTCCGACTTCAGAAGTCAGAATCTCCGCTAAACGATCTTGGTGTTGGCCGAGTAATTCATGAAATCGGGATAATCTCGCAATGCGTTCTGGAAGCGGGACACTGAGCCATGATTGTTGGCCCTGAAGAAGTTGTTGATACTTCGAAGAAATGGACGCTGTAGTGTCGGCGGCAATATCCGCGATAACCTGTCCGTTGGCGGGATTGATGATCTCCATGAGATGCGTCTTGAGCGTTGAGGAAAGCGCCAAATATTGGCTGAGATTGCAAGAAAAGCAATTTGCCTAATTCTCTCATGAAAGCTGCAAAAGTTTCCGCTTTCGGATGTAATGGGTCAATTCTCACCCCTGTATGAACATCCAGTGGAAAAACTGGAAAACTTTCCCCCAAAAATCTTTTTCATCCCGAATTACGGCCCGAAATTCGTGGAACGAACGGAATCAAACCTGCGAATAACCCCCATGGACCTCCAACAAGAATTGACAACCAAGGAGAAAGCCTTGGCGATCAATCTCCAATCCAAATACTATGGTTCCTTTGCCGAAATCGGTGCGGGCCAAGAGACTGCCGAACATTTCTTCAAGGCAGGTGGTGCTTCAGGCACAATTGCCAAGACCATGTCGGCCTATGACATGAAATTCAGCGATGCCATTTACGGCAAAGCGAAAAGATACGTCTGCAAGGAGCGCTTGCAAACCATGCTCGACCATGAATATGATCTCCTAGAGGAACGATTGGACGAGCGGTCAGAAGACACATGCTTCTTTGCCTACGCGAATACCGTTGAGACCCTCAACTACCGCAAGACCAATCGTGGTCACGGCTGGATCGGCTTGCGATTCCAGCTAGCTCCGGGCACTCCCACCAACGAAGTCATCTTACATGTCGGCCTCAAGGACAATGAGACACGTTGGCAACAAGAAGCCATTGGGATCTTGGGGGTCAATCTCATCTACGGCTGTCTGTTCCGATCCGAGAAAATGGAGGACCTCCTCGAAACCCTGGTAGAAGGCCTTTCGCTTGATCGGGTGGAAATCGACATGATCGAGGTAAAAGGCCCTGATTTCAAGCAGGTCGACAATCGCCTTTTGGCACTGAAGCTCGTCAGAAATGGCCTGACACAAGCTGCTATGTTTGGCCCGGATGGAACAGTTCTTCATCCCTCAGATGCCCTCTACAAAAAGAATGTCCTGATTCTCCGAGGCAGATTCAGACCAGTCACCCATGTCAACATGGATATGCTAGAATCTGGCAAGCGACATTTTATGGAAGAAGATGGCGTCAGCGAGGATGAATTGCTGGTGCTATTTGAACTGACCCTGAACAGCCTTCAGGCGGAAGGAGGGATCAACGAGCGGGACTTCTTGGATCGCGTGGACATCCTTTGCTCCATGGGCCAGACCGTAATGATCTCCAATTACTACCTGTACTATCGACTGGTCTCCTACCTGACCCAATTCAATCGAGATCGTAAAGTCGGCTTGATTCTGGGGGTACACAATCTGGAATTGATCTTTGAAGAGGATTACTATACGCACCTCAAAGGCGGGATTTTGGAGGCTTTTGGGATCTTGTTTGGGCGAGATGTGAAACTCTACACCTACCCAGCTCTACAGCCAGACAGCGATGAGTTGTATTGCTGCGAAAATTTCCAGCTGCGTCCCGATCTCATGCACTTGTTTCAATACCTCCACGACTCCAACAAAATCGAGGATATCACCGGAGTCGACCCCAATCTCCTGCATATCACCTCCGACGAAACGTTGGCCATGATCAAAGGAGGTCAAACGGGCTGGGAGCAAAATGTCCCCAAACAGGTGGAACAAGCCGTAAAAATGCTGGGACTCTTCGGATACCAAGATGAATCGGAAGCATCTCACAAATCTGCTTCGAATCCCGAACCTTTTAGTTCGAAAACCGAATAAACCACTGCACCATCCTTGATGGTTACAGGTAATCCGTAGTCATAGTAGTAACTTGATAAGCGCCCAGTTTTCCCGATTTACTGGGTGCTTTTTTTTGAAGCTGATTCTGGGTTTCTCTTTTGGCTGCAAATGCCCATTTTCAGAACCTCAATTGGCCATTTTCCATTCGCTACCGCGATAGCCTTACCTTCCCAATCCCCAACCCATAGCGATCCCAAATCCATGCCTATGATCATCTGGTCTAAACAGGGGTGTGTAGGCCATTTTAAGGAATAAGCCTCCATTTCGATAGGGATGAAGCCGCAAACCGAATATTCCCGTCGGTACCGTTTCGGAACCCTGTTCCATCAACTCTGAGTCAAAACTAAAGGTCACTCCCACGCCAGCTTCAATAAAAAGCCGGTCTCGTCCCATAAAAGCACTGATGGTAGTCGGGATCCGCACCTCTGCCTTGGACCGGGATGCAGGATAGGCGCCCACCCCGAATCTCGCCGCAAGTCCCAGCCAATGATTGGACAGAAAGGTCTGTTCGTAGTTCAGAGAATAATACTCCCCATTTCCCAGTACCTCCAAGAAGATGATGTCCGAGGCTATCACACGCTGTCGGTCTGGCTCGAGAAATTGCCCAAAAACGAGGCTATAGGAGGCAAGCATGGACACAAGGAGAAACGCGGATCGAAAGGCAAGCATATTGAATATCTGTATTATCTAATAAATAAATTATCCATCAATCAAAGAAGCAGGAATAACACTTGGGGTTACATCGGGGGGAACTGCCACCACGTTGAGGGACAGGATTCTCAGGTTCAGGAAAAGTTCCATGGGATTCACGAGAATTGGGGCAACTCATTCTGGCGATTCGGGTATATTTCTTTGACTGACGACACGGCAACCCGATTTCCAGCATTCATCCTATTCTGATCCAATCATGTTTTCCATCCAATTCAACTCTACCCTTCCTATTGGCCCAGTTCGATTGGGCTTTCTGTTTTGTGCCCTGATTTTGGGATTCTGCTTACTTCCCTTGCCCGAGGTTTCGGGAGTATGGCTGAGAGAGCTGGCCGGAGCCGGTGTCATATCTGCCTGGGCAACCTTACTCGTTTTTTCGATCCAATCACATTTTCATCGTTATCGCCAGTACATCCCAACATGGGGATCACTCACCATTGAGTTGATGATAGGTATGGTCGCTTTTAGCGCCTCAACCATGCCGATTCTATACAAATGGTATAGCTGGCAAGGGATTTCGACTATTGAATCAGGAGAGTTCCTGAGTCAGGTTTGGATTCCTTTGGTGATTGTATATGCCCTAGGAGCGCTATTTGGCGCATTTTTGAAAAAACTGAGACTATTTTACAAAAAAACGTGACCTCGCGAATATGGGGCCGTCCTAAAGGTGAATTAAGTAAGTCTAGGTCTTAAACACAGCAGAATTCCGGATTGGGGCAGTGAGCGCAATGCTCGCTGCCGTTTTTTTTATGCCTATCTTTGCCACAACTCGTATTCGGGCTTTTCGCGAAGGTGGCGCCACTCGGGCTCCTGCCTTTCCTGCCCGATTAAATTCCTTTCATGAGCTTTCTCAAAGACTTCCTGAACAAACGGGACATCACGTTCCAAGAAAGCCCCGATGGGGTTCTATATACAGTTGAAACGCCCGGCGAAGATCCCAAACCTGCCGCTGGTCAATATGTACAAGTACACTACACAGGCAAGCTCCTCGACGGGACAACCTTTGACTCATCCGTTGAGCGCGGCACCCCATTTGTCTTCAAACTCGGTCAAGGGCAAGTTATCAAAGGTTGGGACGTCGGTATTCCGCTCTTTGGAATCGGAGGTAATGGTACCATCTATCTTTCGCCCGAATTGGGCTATGGCGCCCAAGGTGCAGGAGATGCCATTCCCCCCAACGCTTCCCTTCAATTCGATATTCAGGTACTCGGTATCCTGAACGAAGAGGAATATCAGGCTTACGAGAAGGCCCAAATCGAAGAGCGCCAGAAAGCATTGGAAGCATTCATGCGCCAGCAGATGGAGATCGATCTCGGTATCATCAAGGATCACATCCAAAAATCTGGCAAAGATTTCTTGGTGACCGAATCTGGCCTGTTCTACCACATCTCTGAAGAAGGTTCTGGCGCCAAAGCTGAAGCCGGTAAGGATGTAGAGGTACACTACACCGGTCGTCTGCTCGATGGCACCAAGTTCGATTCCTCCCACGATCGCGCACAACCGATTGCCTTCCCATTGGGAGCAGGGCGCGTGATTCCCGGTTGGGATGAAGGCATCCAGCTTTTTTCCGAAGGGGGCAAAGGGACTCTGGTGATCCCTTCCTTGATGGCCTATGGCCCTCGCGCTATGGGACCGATTCCCGCCAATGCTGTGCTGGAATTTGATATCGAAGTCGTCAAAGTGGGATAATTCCCCTTAGGCACATATATGGGCTAGCGCTTGACCGAGTGCTAGCCCTTTTTGATTGGGGCTATGTAAGGATCGCTTGTGCTCAATTATCCATGAATACCCAGCGTAAGCTCCATTTTTGGGCTTCTCGATAGATTGAGCGATTGGGCATTCGATTTGTCTTGGATGCCTATCCCCTCTCGAAATATGATCATTTGGGCGTGCCCTCGCGTGCTTGCCATAAAGTACTCCCCAACCAAAAGGGTCGCGAGGTCAGGCTGTTCATGGGGTCGCAAGCTCCGTCCTCGGATTCCATCGGCCCACAAACAGGGAGTGTTCCCCATTCTGAGGAGCGAATTTGAGTATGCCTTCCCACCTTCCTCGGACTGCCCCTAGCGGGGCACCATTTCCATCCTTCACGCCTCACCAGCCAACCGCACCTTATTGAGAATTCTTCGATTTTATTGTTTTCGTACCAATTATTGCCGATTTCAGAAGCATTCGGCCTTCCGTACAGAGATTTCTCATCCCATTTAACCATTCAAACACCACAACCAACCATTCACGCATCCTATAGAACAGTTCGCACAACTTTCGAAATCACCTAACGATCATTCGTGTATAATTGTGCAACCATTCAGCGACAATACCGTGACACTATAAAATCCACTTACATATCATGTTCCGTTTCAATCACACATATCGCACAATAGCATCCTGCTTAACCCTTTGCGTCAGCAAATGGGAACAGGAGAGCATGGTGCAGAACGGAATTGATCCATTCTCCAAAGGGCGTGTAAAAAGCTTTAAATGATTAAAGCTCTCACTGCAGACACGCCCGGACTTGAAAAGTTCGGGTTTTTTTATGCCCGAACTGTAGGATCAACTCCTGATGCACGAGCCTTAACATTCTGACTGATAGCCACATAGGCCAACCATCAGAGAATGTTTTCCACCAACATAGGCTACGTGGGTAGCGCAATCGAATGCCAGCATTCGATCCGGCGTTCTGCGTGAATATCTGAAGGTCGATACCGAAATCGACCCGGGAGAGCTATGCCCTTTCCACTCAGATGAAGTCAATCTCCGTTTGACTGCTTCCTCACCCGGAAGCAGATTGGGAAAAATATGTCTCGATTCGACATTTAGTCGTCAAGTCGAGCAATCAAGATGCCCTTGACCAAACTGCAGTTTTGATCCTGCATGAAGTCAAGTGCCGAGTTTGACGGAATTCCGTCACGTTCTTTCTCGAGGGGTTTAAGCAAGCCGGAGAATTTCGGTTCTCCGGCCCCATTTTCGGACCGGTTCATCATCGGGAATGGCTGAAAATCAGTATCGGGTTCGACTCCCGACCGGACCGCTCACAACCTTGAGAACTTTGTCGGCCTACGGGCCGGCTTCTCCAGGCCTTGAAACAAGCTATTTTTTCGAAACCTACACGCATGAAAACTTTGATACTCACACTAGTAGACCTTTGGTACGAGATGCGGCTCCGTCGGCACGAGTTACGACACGCCAAGCCAAGTACCCGCTAATCTGAATGCACCCGGAATCCAGTCTCCGCACCGGATTCCCTCACCATAAAGACCTGTAGCTCAATTGGTAGAGCACCTGAATTTGGCTCAGGAGGTTTCGGGTTCGATCCCTGACGGGTCTTCCATGTGCAGATGGCCGAATGGCAAGGCACTGGACTGCAAATCCAGCCATACAGGTTCGATTCCTGTTCTGCACTCCATGATGTTGGACAAACCACTTATGATCATGCGACCAGATCTCATGCAAGACAAGCTGCACGTACTGATAGGAGGGTTATGGGTGGGTGGCAGTTCGGCAGCAATCCTTTGATAGGAAGTTTACTTCCTGATGCACCTGACCCTTTTTGGGTCCCAACTCAACACAAAACCCCTAGAACGATCCTAATGGAAAACAAGGTAAAAGTAATCGCTAACCAGCCCCAATTGCGCATGCAGGTGGTGAATGCTTTGATGAGCAAAGGCACCGTGCAAGCCATTCGGGTCTACATGGAGCAGACAGGCTCCCGACTCAAAGACGCTCGTGCATCCGTCCGACGGATCGCCGAGGACATCGAGCCAGGCCAGGCAACTGGTCAACCTTCCGGCAATACGGAAGG is a window from the Pontibacter sp. G13 genome containing:
- a CDS encoding TonB-dependent receptor — its product is MDLQQELTTKEKALAINLQSKYYGSFAEIGAGQETAEHFFKAGGASGTIAKTMSAYDMKFSDAIYGKAKRYVCKERLQTMLDHEYDLLEERLDERSEDTCFFAYANTVETLNYRKTNRGHGWIGLRFQLAPGTPTNEVILHVGLKDNETRWQQEAIGILGVNLIYGCLFRSEKMEDLLETLVEGLSLDRVEIDMIEVKGPDFKQVDNRLLALKLVRNGLTQAAMFGPDGTVLHPSDALYKKNVLILRGRFRPVTHVNMDMLESGKRHFMEEDGVSEDELLVLFELTLNSLQAEGGINERDFLDRVDILCSMGQTVMISNYYLYYRLVSYLTQFNRDRKVGLILGVHNLELIFEEDYYTHLKGGILEAFGILFGRDVKLYTYPALQPDSDELYCCENFQLRPDLMHLFQYLHDSNKIEDITGVDPNLLHITSDETLAMIKGGQTGWEQNVPKQVEQAVKMLGLFGYQDESEASHKSASNPEPFSSKTE
- a CDS encoding aldehyde dehydrogenase family protein, with the translated sequence MALSSTLKTHLMEIINPANGQVIADIAADTTASISSKYQQLLQGQQSWLSVPLPERIARLSRFHELLGQHQDRLAEILTSEVGKPLSQAAGEIRGARGRIEFFLQESEKWLADEWIAKSEQYGEMIRWEPLGVIANISAWNYPYLVGVNVFVPALIAGNAVMYKPSEYATLTGLEIEQLLLEAGIPADVFYTVKGGAEAGEALLELPLDGYFFTGSYRTGQYIRQKTADKLVPIQLELGGKDPLYVSADNADVQAVAQAAVEGAFYNAGQSCCAVERVYVHESVYDQFVEAFVEEAATLQVGAPTQEGTFIGPLTRASQPSFLAEQVADAVEKGAQILFQPPLPEGTDSGYYFAPVVLGNVSHEMAVMKEESFGPVIGIQRVSDDEEAIAMMQDTPFGLTASVYADNFETAKPIMDRMQSGTVYWNCCDRLSPSLPWSGRGDSGIGWTLSYLGIRAFTQPKAYHLKGKFSEK
- a CDS encoding FKBP-type peptidyl-prolyl cis-trans isomerase, whose translation is MSFLKDFLNKRDITFQESPDGVLYTVETPGEDPKPAAGQYVQVHYTGKLLDGTTFDSSVERGTPFVFKLGQGQVIKGWDVGIPLFGIGGNGTIYLSPELGYGAQGAGDAIPPNASLQFDIQVLGILNEEEYQAYEKAQIEERQKALEAFMRQQMEIDLGIIKDHIQKSGKDFLVTESGLFYHISEEGSGAKAEAGKDVEVHYTGRLLDGTKFDSSHDRAQPIAFPLGAGRVIPGWDEGIQLFSEGGKGTLVIPSLMAYGPRAMGPIPANAVLEFDIEVVKVG
- a CDS encoding M43 family zinc metalloprotease — protein: MNVKRLFTVTSVSYVAPLICGLLSASNAYAQDPPRRHCGTMPHLDQQIDDNPNTRYQIQEVENNTQMNTKQVGGGVQGTIKVPVVIHILWRNQVENISEEQVFSQLEVLNEDFRRRNSDRTDTPAEFAGVAADTEIEFVLAKQDPRGMPTNGIIRKRTTKASFFSQDNDVKYSSMGGADAWPTDQYLNIWVCNLAQGMLGYSQFPGGGANETDGVVIGYRFFGTMGTVSSPYDQGRTTTHEVGHWLNLRHIWGDGDCSADDFVDDTPTARAAHHGCPTHMYSCGHRSMTQNFMDYTDDACMNLFTAGQKLRMRALFGIGGFRRNMLYSQGAVPPVDQYTAPHELLVSQIGDKSAHLSWEDVPGVTAYQAGIRPVGSAEWLERYFDRNYAQPTSLEACTQYEFRLRSIYGGYTSDFSETVRFTTRGCEEQVVAVSNETVPSRMDISPMGGTQAQIAWTPVSQASSYEIQYKMSGSRNILNRMVDRPEAVLPNLQTGVRYYIRVRAYIQGQAQSYSKVFSFVAGRANTSNARIASSAQGPAEIEVQPTADPRYVQVSMDLLDASLWLMTVWNQDGQVVRAFDPFEVSPGAPVELDMIDLPRNMGYRLTVEDEDGFGLETEFYLQ